The Tolypothrix sp. NIES-4075 DNA window TGCTAATGTCTTGATTGATAAAATCAATTGCAATAAGTAATCGTGCATCAAATGGAGTTATATTCCTTTGTTCATGACTGAGTTTATGAAGGAAATAGAGGGGATCAAATTCATGCTGAGGAGTGTCGCGGCACCTCCAATAAAAGTTTAAAAATTCATCAATAGCTTCAGCAGAAAAGAGTTCGTCAATCAAAATAAATGTTCGTTTTAATAAGTGCGACTTTAGCAACCGACCTTTTGAAGAGGTTGCATCGACACTAATCACTAACACCGTAGAATCGGCAGACTGACAAGCATGAGGAATATCTGAATCAATCAGAAATCCTTTCACGGATTCAATAGGTTGATGGTCTAATACTGCATCGTAGGGTTTATCCAAACTCAAAACAAGCTGAATCGCATGATGATAATGCATTTCTACCGCAATGTTCTTAGCAAGAATGACTAAGGTATCTTCGTGGCGATCAAGCATTAGTTGGTACTTGTGAGACTGTACCTGATTTTACAGCAGCCAGACTGGTTTCTGGAGTGTAGACTAGTCAGGAGTGCGAAACTAACGAGACAATACTTATGGTGTCGATGAATACTACATCTACGACCCAGAAAGCTTTCAGTTAGACGGATGGTTGCGGCAAGATGGCAACTTGAGCAAATTATGGCAGATGGAGGGTTGGGTTAGTCCCCGCTTGGGAATTCGCTTTGAAACAAGCCAGGGAGAGTTAGTAATTTACCGTCCAGATGGATAGAGATTTTTGAACTCAATTGAACAAGAAGAGCGATCAAAACAAGAATACCAACGCGCTGAACAAGAACGTCAACGCGCTGAACAAGAACGTCAACGCGCTGAACAAGAAAGCCAACGCGCTGAACAAGAAAGCCAACGCGCTGAACAAGAAAGCCAACGCGCTGAACAAGAATACCAACGCGCTGAACAAGCAGAATTGTTGTTACAGCAAGAACGTGAACGCGCTGAACAATTGGCAGCGTATTTGCGATCGGCTTGGTATTGATCCAGAAAACTTACTATAAAACCTATAAATGAGTTTAATCAACCAGGCTGAGAATAATCACCTGATTTGCCGCCCATCTTACTGACCAGCCGAATTGATTCAATTTGAATCGACTTTTCTAAAGCTTTTGCCATATCGTACAACGTTAGAGCCGCAACCGAAACGGCAGTTAAAGCTTCCATCTCTACCCCTGTTTCCGCTTTGGTTTTGACTGTGGCATAAATTTGATAACCAGGTAGTTGCGGATGGGGTACAATCTGCACTTCAATTTTTTGCAGTGGCAAGGGATGACACAGGGGAATTAAAGCAGATGTCTGTTTAGCTGCCATAATGCCTGCTAACCTCGCAGTTGCCAATACATCGCCTTTGGGAACATTTCCGGCTTCAATAGCGGCGAAGGTTTCGCTCAACATCCGCACGTTGGCTGTGGCTACGGCTTGGCGAATTGTGGCTGCTTTGCTAGATACATCTACCATCTGCGCCTGTCCCTGAGGGTCTAGATGAGTTAAGCCAGAATTCTCTAAAAATTTGTCTTGCGTCATTTGCTTGTGCTGTGTTATGATTTATTTTTGTTAGGGTGTGTAGCTCAGTGGACTAGAGCACGTGGCTACGGACCACGGTGTCGGGGGTTCGAATCCCTCCTCGCCCGTTTATTAAAAGTTAGGAGTTAGGAGTAAAAAATTTCAACTCCTAACTTATTTTAATGCGTAGGCATTAGGAGGCGCATAGGCGCAAAGGCGCGAAGTTAAGAGTAAAGAATTTCAACTCATAACTCCTCACTCTTAACTCCTAACTTATTTTAAGGCGTAGACATCTGGAGTGCGACCGATCGCAAACCGTAAAGAATTGGCTAAGTCTTTGCTAGACATGGTGATGAAAATCACAAATGCTAAGAAAACTATCAAAGCAGCGTAACTAAACATATCGCGGTAGCCTACAAGTTCTGCAATCGAACCGAAAACTGGACTTGCGATCGCTATCCCCACATCTAATCCCGTAAGACATACAGCAAATATCCGCCCTCTTTCTTGCGGCAAGGCGCGATCGGCTACGATTGTGGAAATCATCGGCATGAGAGTACCAGCACCAGCACCTTCAATAATTGCTGCAAATAAGAATTGTTCGGCGCTATTTGCTTTCCACAGCAGTAACATCGCTATAGTGTAAACAACTAAGCTGATGGTTATAAATAAACCACGACCAAAGCGATCGCTTGCTCTACCCGTAAATAAGCGTACACTAAAACTAGCGATCGCTCCCGCCGTGTAAAACAATCCTGCATTCAAATCGACTCCCGTTGACTTGATATACAACGGTGCAAAAGTATGCAAATTACCAAAAGCCAAGCCAATCAACAACATGACTACAGCCGGGATTCTCACTCTCGGACTAATCAAAATTCGCCATAGTTGACTATTGTTATTTTCACTCGGTTCAGTAGTTTTGACTGGTGGATTAACAACTGGTAAGATACATAACGCTGCCAATCCACCCAATGCGGCTGCACAGACAAATAACGCCGTATAACCAGCCCCAGCTTGTAAATAACCGCCGATAGCAGGTCCGATTGCCAAACCGATTGGAGTTACCAAACTCATGTAACCAATGACTTCACCGCGATTTGTTTCATCTGACAAGTCTGCAACCAGCGCTAAATAGCCGGTGGTAAAAGCAGCAATACTAATGCCGTGAAAAACACGCAGCAATATCAATAAAGGAATCGATTTTACTACCAAAAGACCAAAAGGTGCGATCGCTGCTACTAGTGTACCGATGAGCAAGACAATTTTACGACCTCGCCGATCCGCCGTCTTTCCCAACCAAGAACGAGATAGCAACAATCCGATGGCAAAACTACCCATAACAATGCCAATTTGCTGCTTGGTTGCGCCCACATGCTCAACGTAAAGCGGTAGCGTTGGTAGTAACGAACCCATACTAGACCAGAATAATAAACCTGCTGTAAATAAAATGAGCAAGTTACGCCCCATTGGAGCATGAAATGTGCGAAATAGTTTCACGGTAGATGCAAGTTAATGTTGAGTTTTTTTAAGCTTTCGGTGCTGTTGGTCAATTCTAACGTTTTACGTAAAGGGCGATCGCTGCTACAGCATATTGAGCGATTAATTAACAAGCGATTAAGAGTAGCGTATAAACGAGGAATTTTCTCATCTTCGCAAATTAATGGTGGATTTAGCCAACCAAAAATTGAAATCTCTAATTTAACAGTCAGCAGTTATTTTAGCGATCGTCTGTTGCCATGTTATCTACGGCAAATGTAGTCTATTCAGCTGAAAGTGCGATGTCTAAAAACCTGTATGCGTCTACGCTGTTTGTGACAACGCAAAGTAGGATCGCTTTTCTATTGTCCATGACCAAGTGCGATCTTCGTAGCTTACCGTAGGTATCGCTTTTCTATTCTCATACATACAGGGAGTGCGTTGGCGCAGTCCACCGCAGGCATCGCTGCATTTTTGACGAAATGTCTATCTAGGGTTTTGGAAAACAGAGAATTTATTGAGTCTTTTTATATACCTTTTTTGGTATTTCTCAAGCTAGATGTATTTTTTGAAAGTTGCAGGAAACTAAGTAATAATGAGCATCAACCATAATAACCATGAATACCGAAAATCAAACGAATTCCCCCAATATTTCTGCTAACTCCCAGCCATATGAAAGCAAAGAGGAACTTAACGAAAGAGCTCCTACAGAATTTGGGCTAAGTGTTACATTGGGCGTTATAACAATTCTTCTGATTGCCGCAACTGCTTATTTAGGACTCATTAAGTTCTAACTCCAAAGAAAAGATTTTGCACGAATCAGCGAAACGGTTAACCAACAAAATTATAGTACGGGCAGCCTAAAGTGCGCCCGTACTTGCTGACACTACTTAACGGTTTTTGTTACGACCTCACGCACGCGATAAATCGGGCGTCCTTGGGATTCGTGGTAAGTACGCATTAGCAACTCTGCCAAAAGACCGAAGCAAAAAAGCTGTACACCAGTTACTAATAAGAGAACCGCCAAAATCAGCAAAGGGCGATCGCCTATATCCTGATGAAAAGCTAATTTGACAAAAGTCAAGTAAATGGCGATCGCTCCACCGGAAAGCATGGAAATCAAGCCCCACAGCCCAAAAACGTGCATCGGACGAGTGAGGAACTTTTTCATAAACAAAATAGTTAACAAATCCATCAACACCCGGAAAGTACGTGATAATCCATACTTACTCTGACCAAAGCGGCGGGCGTGATGACGTACCGGAATTTCGGTAATTCTTGCTCCTTCAATATACGCCAAAGCTGGTAAAAATCGGTGCAGTTCGCCATAAAGGTTCATATCTGCCACCAATTCGGCGCGATACGCTTTTAGCGAACAGCCATAATCATGAATATTCACGCTAGTAGTCCGTCTAATTAGCCAGTTGGCAATTTTGGAAGGAAGTAACCGCTTCAAAGCACCATCTTGACGGTTTTTCCGCCAACCGCTGACCAAATCGTAACCTTCTTCCAACTTTGCC harbors:
- a CDS encoding helix-turn-helix transcriptional regulator; the protein is MLDRHEDTLVILAKNIAVEMHYHHAIQLVLSLDKPYDAVLDHQPIESVKGFLIDSDIPHACQSADSTVLVISVDATSSKGRLLKSHLLKRTFILIDELFSAEAIDEFLNFYWRCRDTPQHEFDPLYFLHKLSHEQRNITPFDARLLIAIDFINQDISKIIKVIDIARHISLSESRLRHLFTEQVGIPLTKYVLWVRMKVALREMLKPGVTLSDAAHQAGFTDHAHFTRTFRRMFGVSPSLLLKYGQFLQIFG
- the moaC gene encoding cyclic pyranopterin monophosphate synthase MoaC, with the translated sequence MTQDKFLENSGLTHLDPQGQAQMVDVSSKAATIRQAVATANVRMLSETFAAIEAGNVPKGDVLATARLAGIMAAKQTSALIPLCHPLPLQKIEVQIVPHPQLPGYQIYATVKTKAETGVEMEALTAVSVAALTLYDMAKALEKSIQIESIRLVSKMGGKSGDYSQPG
- a CDS encoding MFS transporter, with amino-acid sequence MKLFRTFHAPMGRNLLILFTAGLLFWSSMGSLLPTLPLYVEHVGATKQQIGIVMGSFAIGLLLSRSWLGKTADRRGRKIVLLIGTLVAAIAPFGLLVVKSIPLLILLRVFHGISIAAFTTGYLALVADLSDETNRGEVIGYMSLVTPIGLAIGPAIGGYLQAGAGYTALFVCAAALGGLAALCILPVVNPPVKTTEPSENNNSQLWRILISPRVRIPAVVMLLIGLAFGNLHTFAPLYIKSTGVDLNAGLFYTAGAIASFSVRLFTGRASDRFGRGLFITISLVVYTIAMLLLWKANSAEQFLFAAIIEGAGAGTLMPMISTIVADRALPQERGRIFAVCLTGLDVGIAIASPVFGSIAELVGYRDMFSYAALIVFLAFVIFITMSSKDLANSLRFAIGRTPDVYALK
- a CDS encoding glycosyltransferase family 2 protein, coding for MRSGLISKTITGQNEAISPIVPDVSVVVPIYNEVESIPHLLEAIASTLTASELSYEIICVDDGSTDGSADFLRKEAQTRSDLKAVILRRNYGQTAAMSAGFNHALGKAIVTLDADLQNDPVDIPLLLAKLEEGYDLVSGWRKNRQDGALKRLLPSKIANWLIRRTTSVNIHDYGCSLKAYRAELVADMNLYGELHRFLPALAYIEGARITEIPVRHHARRFGQSKYGLSRTFRVLMDLLTILFMKKFLTRPMHVFGLWGLISMLSGGAIAIYLTFVKLAFHQDIGDRPLLILAVLLLVTGVQLFCFGLLAELLMRTYHESQGRPIYRVREVVTKTVK